In Raphanus sativus cultivar WK10039 chromosome 5, ASM80110v3, whole genome shotgun sequence, the following proteins share a genomic window:
- the LOC108861658 gene encoding glycerol-3-phosphate dehydrogenase [NAD(+)] At3g07690, cytosolic, with protein MEHLVEARLDEIRRLIGKADDDPLKIVGVGAGAWGSVFIAMLQENYGAYREKLSVRIWRRGGRAIDKGTAQHLFEVINSREELLRRLIRRCAYLKYVEARLGDRVLYADEILKDGFCLNMIETPLCPLKVVTNLQEAVWDADVVVNGLPSTETFGVFSEISEYWKERVTAPVIISLAKGVEAEFEPHPRIVTPTQMIYRATGIPLENILYLGGPNIASEVYNKEYANARICGSEKWRKALGKFLRQSHFIVWDNSDLVTHEVMGGLKNVYAIGAGMVDTLTRESATSKSVYFAHCTSEMIFITHLLAKEPEKLAGPLLADTYVTLLKGRNAWYGQKLAKGELNLGMGDSIKGKGMIQGVSAVKAFFELLNQSSLSLQHPEQGKPVTPAELCPILKMLYRILITREFSCEAVLEALRDETMNDPRELIEIAHSHLFFQPSLLGQKP; from the exons ATGGAGCATCTGGTGGAAGCAAGGCTTGACGAGATCCGTAGACTAATAGGCAAAGCCGACGACGATCCGTTAAAGATCGTAGGGGTAGGCGCCGGCGCGTGGGGAAGCGTCTTCATCGCAATGCTACAAGAGAACTACGGCGCCTACAGAGAGAAACTCAGCGTCCGAATCTGGAGAAGAGGAGGGAGAGCGATCGACAAGGGCACGGCGCAGCATCTCTTCGAAGTGATCAACTCGAGGGAGGAGCTGCTGAGGAGGCTGATAAGACGGTGCGCGTATCTCAAGTACGTGGAGGCCAGGCTGGGGGACAGGGTGCTGTACGCGGACGAGATACTGAAAGACGGGTTCTGTCTGAACATGATCGAGACGCCTCTGTGTCCTCTGAAAGTGGTGACGAATCTTCAGGAGGCGGTTTGGGATGCTGATGTTGTGGTGAACGGTTTGCCTTCGACTGAGACGTTTGGGGTGTTTAGTGAGATTAGTGAGTACTGGAAGGAGAGGGTTACGGCTCCTGTGATTATTTCTTTGGCTAAAGGTGTGGAAGCTGAGTTTGAACCTCATCCAAGGATTGTTACTCCTACTCAAATGATCTACCGAGCGA CTGGAATCCCTCTTGAGAACATTTTATACCTTGGGGGACCAAACATCGCTTCAGAGGTATACAACAAAGAGTACGCTAATGCACGGATCTGTGGGTCTGAGAAATGGAGGAAGGCATTGGGGAAGTTTCTAAGGCAGTCTCATTTCATAGTGTGGGATAACAGTGACCTTGTTACTCATGAAGTAATGGGTGGTTTGAAGAATGTGTATGCCATAGGCGCAG gAATGGTGGATACACTGACGAGAGAAAGTGCGACGAGCAAATCAGTATACTTTGCGCACTGTACTTCGGAGATGATTTTTATTACTCATCTATTGGCCAAGGAGCCAGAGAAGCTTGCGGGGCCTTTGCTCGCGGATACCTATGTAACGTTGCTTAAAGGTCGTAATGCGTGGTATGGTCAGAAGCTCGCGAAAGGAGAACTTAACCTTGGAATGGGCGATAGCATCAAAGGCAAGGGAATGATCCag GGGGTTTCTGCGGTGAAAGCGTTTTTCGAGTTATTAAACCAATCCTCGTTAAGTCTTCAACACCCTGAACAAGGCAAACCTGTAACTCCTGCTGAGCTCTGTCCCATCTTGAAGATGTTGTACAGAATTCTTATAACAAG ggAGTTCTCATGTGAGGCTGTTCTTGAGGCGTTGAGGGATGAGACAATGAATGACCCACGTGAACTCATCGAGATTGCTCACAGCCATCTCTTCTTCCAGCCGTCCCTTCTTGGTCAGAAACCTTGA
- the LOC108861657 gene encoding protein ACTIVITY OF BC1 COMPLEX KINASE 7, chloroplastic has protein sequence MAALLASQSCCYASETSRTTKAIGFSSSLENPLTVESTHSFLTKSKRFRIEMRQSETPSKPGINGRSVKMVPSSEVVKRKDGVNNVNKVNGSAGKVVNGSSLVTSRRNMNGSAASSSTLVKPPTKQRTESFLPPPVEGVRVLPSDEGFSWADENYSSFQRSVDVWSFVLALRIRVLFDNAKWAYIGGFTEEKQKSRRRETASWLRESVLQLGPTFIKLGQLSSTRSDLFPREFVDELSKLQDRVPAFSPEKARRFIETELGAPISVMYKEFEDQPIAAASLGQVHRAVLHNGEKVVVKVQRPGLKKLFDIDLRNLKLIAEYFQKSETFGTNDWVGIYEECATILYQEIDYINEAKNADKFRRDFRNISWVRVPLVYWDYSAMKVLTLEYVPGIKINKLDALAARGYNRSRIASRAIEAYLIQILKTGFFHADPHPGNLAIDVDESIIYYDFGMMGEIKTFTRTRLLDLFYSVYEKDAKKVMQNLIDLEALQPTGDLSSVRRSIQFFLDNLLSQSPDQQQTLAAIGEDLFAISQDQPFRFPSTFTFVIRAFSTLEGIGYILDPDFSFVKVAAPYAQELLDLKQKQNSGTQLVQQIRKQADDARSSTLSMPSRVQRIEEFVKELDSGDLKLRVRVLESERAARKATILQMATMYTVFGGTLLNIGVTFSNQGSQLVANGSFVGAGIFMLLVLRSMQRVNKLDKFEKMI, from the exons ATGGCGGCGCTATTAGCTTCTCAGAGCTGCTGCTACGCCAGCGAGACATCAAGAACCACCAAAGCTATTGGTTTCAGTAGCTCTCTCGAGAATCCTCTCACTGTGGAATCCACTCACTCTTTTCTCACCAAGTCCAAGAGGTTCCGTATTGAGATGAGACAATCAGAGACTCCTTCCAAGCCTGGAATCAATGGACGTTCAGTCAAAATGGTTCCATCCAGTGAGGTTGTCAAAAGGAAAGACGGTGTGAATAACGTAAACAAAGTGAATGGTTCAGCTGGAAAAGTTGTCAATGGATCGAGTTTGGTTACTAGTAGAAGAAACATGAACGGTTCTGCTGCGTCTTCTTCAACTTTGGTTAAGCCTCCCACAAAGCAAAGAACAGAATCTTTCCTTCCTCCACCTGTTGAAGGCGTTAGAGTTCTTCCTTCTGATGAAGGTTTTAGCTGGGCTGATGAGAACTACAGCTCGTTTCAACGCAGTGTTGATGTTTGGTCGTTTGTTCTCGCCCTCAGGATTCGTGTCTTGTTCGACAATGCCAAGTGGGCTTACATCGGAGGGTTCACagaagaaaaacagaaaagcagaagaagagaaacagCTTCATGGTTGAGAGAGAGTGTACTGCAGCTTGGACCAACGTTTATCAAATTGGGACAGTTGTCTTCAACTAGATCCGATCTGTTTCCTCGTGAGTTCGTTGATGAGCTTTCCAAGTTGCAGGATAGAGTCCCTGCTTTCTCTCCAGAGAAAGCAAGGCGTTTCATCGAGACCGAGCTTGGAGCTCCTATTAGTGTAATGTATAAAGAATTTGAAGACCAACCCATAGCTGCAGCTAGCCTTGGCCAG GTACACAGAGCTGTGTTGCACAATGGAGAGAAAGTGGTTGTGAAAGTCCAAAGACCTGGACTCAAGAAACTCTTCGATATTGATCTAC GAAACTTGAAGTTGATTGCTGAGTATTTCCAGAAAAGTGAAACGTTTGGTACAAATGACTGGGTTGGTATATACGAAGAATGTGCCAC GATCTTGTATCAAGAGATTGACTACATAAACGAAGCTAAGAACGCAGACAAGTTCAGAAGAGACTTCAGGAACATAAGCTGGGTCCGAGTACCT TTGGTCTACTGGGATTACTCTGCCATGAAGGTCTTGACTTTGGAGTATGTACCAG GTATCAAGATTAACAAGCTAGACGCCTTAGCTGCACGTGGTTATAACCGTTCAAGAATAGCATCTCGAGCCATTGAAGCTTATCTTATCCAG ATACTCAAAACGGGTTTCTTCCATGCGGATCCTCACCCGGGGAATCTAGCCATTGATGTAGACGAATCAATCATCTACTATGACTTTGGCATGATGGGAGAGATCAAAACATTTACTCGAACGAGATTGCTTGATCTCTTCTATTCTGTTTATGAAAAAGATGCCAAAAAG GTCATGCAAAACCTTATAGATCTTGAAGCACTCCAGCCCACTGGAGATCTTTCATCG GTAAGGAGATCTATTCAGTTCTTCTTGGACAATCTATTAAGCCAATCCCCAGATCAGCAACAGACTTTGGCAGCTATTGGAGAG GACTTGTTTGCAATTTCACAGGATCAGCCATTCCGCTTCCCATCAACTTTCACATTTGTCATCAGAGCATTTTCCACACTTGAGG GTATTGGTTACATCCTTGATCCAGACTTTTCCTTTGTGAAGGTTGCTGCTCCCTATGCGCAG GAACTCCTGGatttaaaacaaaagcaaaattcGGGAACTCAACTTGTCCAACAAATAAGGAAACAGGCAGACGAC GCTAGGTCTTCTACACTGTCCATGCCATCCCGAGTGCAGCGCATAGAAGAGTTCGTTAAAGAACTTGATTCAGGCGATCTAAAACTCCGTGTCAGAGTTCTTGAG tCGGAAAGAGCAGCTAGGAAAGCGACAATACTGCAGATGGCGACAATGTACACAGTATTTGGAGGAACTCTGCTTAACATTGGGGTTACGTTTAGCAACCAAGGAAGTCAGCTTGTTGCTAATGGATCCTTCGTTGGTGCAG GTATATTCATGTTATTGGTATTGAGATCTATGCAAAGGGTAAATAAGCTTGATAAGTTTGAGAAGatgatatga